One Miscanthus floridulus cultivar M001 chromosome 11, ASM1932011v1, whole genome shotgun sequence DNA window includes the following coding sequences:
- the LOC136490702 gene encoding uncharacterized protein — MDNDFMDNPHPPLSEALMNDPFVLVGCSAPSSTMENMGQSTLCMDGLNPAMVSCSHVNGNTQIMNDIAARDDGSRLVLGLGPTPNFYSAVSTGSKQDQRLSGQSSTFTDSGMLRLGLQMDGGEAIQYLQAPTGALHSLGIVDEASTSTTVRNMGGYMPSLLFAPRSDSIVNETQVENPDSLDLMHSTTNTQHLQHHLQLSPEPSAMTESSFGVSSDVVTATTTSERSHSRHPKKCRFKGCSKGARGASGLCIAHGGGQRCHKPGCHKGAESSSAYCKAHGGGHRCEELGCTKSAEGKTDYCIAHGGGRRCEHPGCPKAARGKSGRCIKHGGGKRCSVKGCIRSAEGKAGLCISHGGGRRCQYPDCGKGAQGSTLYCKGHGGGKRCIFNGCRKGAEGSTPLCKAHGGGKRCMFEGGGVCAKSVHGATEYCVAHGGGKRCSVPGCTKSARGRTDYCVKHGGGKRCKVDNCGKSAQGSTELCKAHGGGKRCTWSTGCEKFSRGKSGFCAAHGTLMARQREQEVVKNVGSMIGPGLFSGIVVSSATAASSMTNEHSSSGVSTASDTVRSQSMIPPQVLVPRSMMPSWSSEPVDGGREGGHVVPEGRVHGGGLLSLLGGSFRNADVEKL; from the coding sequence ATGGATAACGACTTCATGGACAACCCCCATCCGCCATTGTCAGAGGCTCTGATGAATGACCCCTTTGTTTTAGTGGGTTGCTCAGCGCCAAGCTCCACAATGGAGAACATGGGCCAAAGCACACTCTGTATGGATGGCCTGAACCCAGCAATGGTTAGTTGCAGCCATGTTAATGGAAATACACAGATAATGAATGACATAGCAGCGAGAGATGATGGCAGCAGGTTAGTCCTTGGTTTGGGCCCAACGCCGAATTTTTATTCTGCAGTGTCTACTGGTTCAAAACAAGATCAGAGGTTGTCTGGCCAGAGTTCCACATTTACTGATTCAGGGATGCTGAGGCTTGGACTTCAGATGGATGGTGGGGAAGCAATTCAATATCTGCAAGCACCGACTGGAGCACTCCATTCTTTAGGTATCGTTGATGAGGCTTCAACATCTACTACTGTAAGGAACATGGGTGGTTACATGCCATCCCTACTCTTTGCTCCCCGCTCCGATTCTATTGTCAACGAGACACAAGTAGAAAACCCAGATTCTCTAGACCTCATGCACAGCACCACCAACACTCAGCATCTTCAACATCACCTCCAGCTCAGCCCCGAACCCTCTGCAATGACCGAGTCTTCATTTGGTGTGAGTTCTGATGTTGTCACTGCAACAACTACATCAGAACGTAGCCATTCCCGACATCCTAAGAAATGCAGGTTTAAGGGATGTTCCAAAGGTGCAAGAGGCGCATCAGGATTGTGTATTGCTCACGGAGGTGGGCAGAGATGTCACAAACCTGGATGCCATAAAGGTGCCGAGAGCAGTTCTGCATACTGCAAAGCCCACGGTGGCGGTCACCGGTGTGAGGAGCTTGGTTGCACCAAAAGTGCAGAAGGAAAAACAGATTATTGCATTGCTCATGGTGGAGGCCGCCGCTGTGAACATCCTGGCTGTCCTAAAGCTGCCCGGGGTAAGTCTGGGCGGTGCATCAAGCACGGTGGCGGGAAGAGGTGCTCGGTTAAAGGTTGCATTCGGAGTGCCGAGGGGAAGGCTGGACTGTGCATTTCTCATGGCGGTGGCCGACGGTGCCAGTATCCAGATTGTGGCAAGGGGGCACAGGGCAGCACATTGTACTGCAAGGGACATGGTGGTGGCAAGAGGTGCATCTTCAATGGTTGCAGGAAAGGCGCTGAGGGTAGCACACCTCTGTGCAAAGCACACGGTGGTGGGAAGCGATGCATGTTTGAAGGAGGTGGTGTCTGTGCAAAGAGTGTGCACGGGGCTACTGAATACTGCGTGGCACATGGAGGAGGGAAGCGCTGTTCCGTGCCTGGCTGCACCAAAAGTGCTCGTGGCCGCACTGACTACTGTGTGAAGCACGGTGGGGGCAAGCGGTGCAAGGTTGACAACTGCGGCAAGAGCGCCCAGGGGAGCACGGAACTCTGCAAAGCCCATGGTGGAGGAAAGCGGTGCACTTGGAGCACAGGCTGTGAAAAGTTCTCCCGTGGCAAGAGTGGCTTCTGTGCGGCACATGGTACCTTGATGGCCAGGCAGCGAGAACAAGAGGTGGTGAAGAATGTAGGAAGCATGATTGGACCAGGTCTCTTCAGCGGCATTGTGGTGTCATCTGCCACCGCAGCAAGCAGCATGACGAACGAGCACTCGTCCTCTGGTGTCAGCACCGCTTCCGACACCGTGAGGAGCCAATCAATGATTCCTCCGCAGGTGCTGGTTCCTCGCTCTATGATGCCTTCTTGGTCGTCTGAGCCTGTAGATGGAGGCAGAGAGGGAGGTCATGTTGTTCCTGAGGGGAGGGTCCATGGTGGTGGCCTCCTGTCACTTCTTGGTGGCAGCTTCAGGAATGCCGATGTGGAAAAGCTTTGA